The Trachemys scripta elegans isolate TJP31775 chromosome 24, CAS_Tse_1.0, whole genome shotgun sequence region tttgcccaaataaatttgttagtctctaaggtgccacaaggactcctctgaGGGGCATGGATCAGTGCCGGGTGTTAGCCAATGCTCGCTTGCTATGGTAGCTTTAGGAATGTATCTCTAAGGCACGTAAGACAGCGGGATGCCAGGGCTGGACATCTCCATTTATATACCATTCATTGTGTTCTCATTTCAGCTAACCTCTCCCTGATTTCTGCACCCACATGCCCAAGTCCTCCTCCATTCTCTCCCCAAAGAGATTCTCTAATCCCTCATCTAACAGATTCCCTAATTATTAGCCCCTCCCCAATTGCCAGGAGATCCTTCAAAGGACCCTTATTCTCTGCTTGCTCGGCCGTCAGCAGTAGATGCCTCACCGGGGGTGATCCCTAATCCCCAGATCCTTGCCCTCTCCCACAGTAAATCCCTGGTCCCCCTCCCTCAATGGCTCCTCAACACTTGATCCAGTAGATCCCCAGCACGTCCTGGCGAAATTCCAACATGGGGGAGGACATTCTGCCCCCCTTACATTCCACCTGCGCTTTCCCTGGGCTACAGCGGCCTACGTTTTCACCAAGGCCTAGTGATTTTAGGGGATACCTTGAAGgagttggattttcagaaagggcCAAGCACCCACCCTCAGAAAACAAGACCCCTTTGAGATGGCTTGAGGTGAGCAGCCCCCCAAAAAAGAAGCCTCCCAAATCTCgtctcacttttgaaaatacaagCCACGGtatttcacttcctgtcctcaaAACATGTGGTTATGGGCTGTGAAACTGCTGTgtgctccccagaagtggctgcattttgatGACTGGCCAAACAATCCTGTTTGTACAGCAGTTTgttaagtgctttgggatccttcaggcaAGATGCGCTAGAGAGCTCTTAGAGCTCTTACATGGAGAGGGTGATCCTACCTGTTCTCCAGCCTCCACCTCTAGGTTATCCCTTTCTTTGCACCTCCTTTTAAAGACAGTCTGCTGGAGCAGGCTGCTacggcggcagcagcagagggaagtgTCTTCTTTCACTTTTCCGCCTTGCAGTGAACTATTTAAAGGAGGAGCCGGGGTTTTCTGATTGGTTGCTGGCCTGCGTTGCAAAGCATCATGGAAGCGGGTGGGTTATAATCGCCTGGCGGTGGCTAGGGAAGAAGCTCTGGATGGCAGTGCCAGGTACTAGACAGCTACAAAGGGAGAGGTGGATTGAAGTCAAGGGGCCCAACCCAGGCAGAGCGTGGGGCTTCTCACCACCCGGCCGGCGGAGTCTGACCCCCAAAAGCTGGCGACATGCAGGGGCTCAATGTTATTCTGTGTTACTTGCGGGAGACGTGAAACGCAGAGGGGAAGCGGGTTGCTGAAGTAGCAGAGGTGGGACGAGAACCCCAGCGTGCTCCTACTGGCACTCTCTAGCCAGAGGCCTCCGTGCTGCTTAAGGGTGGGTGCATGAGGCTAGCATGGCCTTGGTCTGCCAGGCTGAAAGCAGCTGCCTGGGCACTGCCAGAGAACGGGGGCTGGTGTTTTTGCAAATCAAGCTCTCTGGGCACCCTAAGCTGCAGGAGGACACAGCGATCACCTCCCTGTGTCTGCTGGCAGAGATGATGGCGCACTTGGCAGATCTCAACAGGCCCCAGCCTGCACTGGGAGGTCAGGGCCGGGCTCCCCCTTAGCTGCAGAAGGGGCAGCACATTGTGCAGTGAGTGGCTCTTTGGGCCAGTATTTCATAGGGGAGATAGGGCCTGAACCCTGCTTGGGACACTGCATCCTCCCAGCGCCCCAGAGCATGGCTCCCGGGGAAGGGCCCAGGCTGACTGTCCATCCCAAGGACTTTGCACATGCTATTGGGTCTTTTAAACTCGGGCTTCACAGGATTTTGACCAGCACCTTCAGCTTTAGAACCTGCCACTCCCCCTCAGAGGTGGAACTGCATGtgaccagcctctcctggagGCAGAGAGCTGGCGCAGGGATGGATTTAACCCCCTCAGTAAGAGCAGGGAACCTCGAACAGGGGCACGAGGTAGCTCTGGTAGGCTCCAGCCAGCAACGAGGACTCAGACTAGCCCAGCAAGGGGGCTACAGGGAATAGGGGAGGATGCCCTGCTGGGATCATGTTGCTTTGTATGGGTTTGCAACTGGCCCCTGGAatgggctcagccctggcagaCATGGTGTCAGAAGCTGAAGATGGGGATGTGGGCCAGTAGAGGAAGCAGTCCCCACATGGaaattcccttcccctgcccctttgATCAGGGACCAAACCAGCTGGTGTCCCCCAGTCACACTAGAGGCAGGGCATTTAAGTCTCTGCCCACGCTGCCCTGAGGGCAACTAGCAGAAAGGAGCTTTAGCACAGAGGACCCTGACTGGGCTACGCCCCAAGGAAGGGTTGGCAGAACTGAATCTTTGGTTTCCCTGCTTCCAGCACTGTAGCTGCTGCATTTaagccctgctctgccaccgTGAGAGCAGCTGACAACGAGCAACACAGTGGTTCTTTGGCTCTGGGGTATTAGCCCCATTCACCCATGAAGTagctgcagggggcagaggggaagggtgCCGGGTGTGGGtgcatccctccctccttctgttGGGATGCCTGAAGCAGGGAGGGTGGCGAAAGGGAGCTGGGATCTCCAGCCCAGCTGAGAGTCTCGTTCCTGCAATAAGGTAACTTCCTGTAGGGGACACTCCACCttccatttcctctccccccatctgGCTGGACTGGAATCAGCACCGGCACTCTTGGGCATCAGGCTGCACATCTGGGAACAGACCATTTGGTGCTTTTCTATTGATCAGATGAGTCACTGGTGGCTGCTTCTCCCTGTGCTCTCCCCTCCGCTCCCCATAGGGCATTTGGCCTCCAGCTGCCCCAATTCCGAGGTGTTGTCTGACCGAACCCGCCAGCAGCAAGACACGGCCGCTTCACACTGCTAGTGGCTTGGACACAGGAGCCTTTTATTAGTAGCTGTGAGCGTTCTGGTGTCCTGCTTTGACTGGCAGCAACGTATAGCATGTTGGGTGCTTTCCTGGTCCTGTGCAGAGAGCCCCACCTGGGAGGGATGGAGGGTCCCTTTGTGGTTGCAACAAGAATCTCCCCCAAACACCGACAGAGTTTAAATGAAGTTAGCTAactgctcccagcagagaggggccagctggggcctggctgCCCTTCTCAGCTGGTAGGGTGAAGGGTCCAGGTTCCACAGCAGGGGGATTCCCCCAACAGTCCAACCTTCCGAGGAGAACTCCCCAGGACAGAGCGGAGGGGCCTTTACTCCTCCGATGCCGCCTTTGCCGCCTGCTGGGCCAGCCAGTATTTGTAGCGCTTGGTCTTTGGCCTCATGAAGTTCACCACAGACATCGGCACCCTGACGGTGTCCAACCCATTCACCTGCAACACATAAGCCCAGGACGGAGACACAGGTTAGGGCCCCAGAGAATGAGCCAGTCCCGAGCTTCCAGGTTAACTGAATGCAAAGGACTAGAAAGTGGCTGGGCCCCTGCGGAGCCCTCCACAGCAGGTTGTTTCTGTTGGTCGCTGGCTAAGGGTTTCTCAGGCAGGAAACACTCCCTAGGCCTGAGGTCAGAGAGCACGCGAGGCAGGCCCAGACATAGGTTCACCAATGCCTCGCGGAGAGGGGAAGACGTTTAGAGTTGCTTCAAATCTAGCTGAACGAGTGATCTCACCTTTAAAACCCTTCGTGGGCTTGCTACAGCTGACCTGACAAACTGTGCCTCTGACTCCTCCCTTGCCCCCCAGGTCTTCTGCTCCTGCATGGTTGGTACCAGGGCCTTCACCTCTGCCGCTCCCCTCTGAAATCTCCTGTATCCCCCCAGTTCCATTTCAAATCTCGGCTTGCGAGATCAGCTCCTTTctcccttgtctctctctccctctcaacgTTGGGCCATTCTGTTCCCTATTCTTTTGGGGTTACATCATGTAGAGAAGATACTGGTACATTACAGGCCCATAGCTTGCTGAGCTGCAGTAACCAACATGGAAATGTAGCACGTACGCACACACCATCGGGAATTCAATATAGCAAATTAAGCAGGAGGCGATGCAAATTGGAACAGCTGTAAATGACACCAATTCGGTACTCGTCCTGCACGTCTCAGAGCTGGCTCTCCTCCCCCAAGTGGGCAGGAAGGAAAAAAGATGAATAGAAATGCAGCAGGCGAAAAATCTCTTCTGCCTTGGACCCTGTGTTTTACAAAGCGCCtcctgggtgggtgggagagatcTTAAAAACCTGCCTCCTCTCTACTGTGGGCATGCCGGCACGTCTCACGAGAGTAGGGGTTTGGCTGTGGCTTGGCCAAagttctcctgccccctgccttgcAGAGGGGCTGTCTACTCAGCTGGTACTCCGCCCCCCCAGAGGGGGTTGTGTTTCCGTGGGTATCTAGTTTCTAAAGCACTCTGGAGTGTGTCAGGTGGTGCAGATGTGGGATGCAGCAGTAACTTCGtgcctgaggatctcaaagcaggcTCGGTCGGCAACAAAGCCACCCCGCCACCCAAGAGGCAGACAAGTATTTTCCCCATGTCACAgagcgggaaactgaggcactgaacagggaagtgacttgcccaaagacacCAGCGAGCCGGTGGCcagagctgagatcagaatttgtgTCCCGATTCCCATTTCCCTGGCGCTAGCCAGCAGCCCTTGCCGTCTTCCAAACACAATGTGAAGGCTGACAGGGAGGGTAGGGACTAGGAAGTTGGAGCTGTTTGTAGCTAAGTGACCTTCAAACAAAAGCAGCTGCCCCCTTTCCAAAGACACGTGCACTTACCGTCACTTCACACCAGTATTCGCCCCATCTCGTGATGGGCTCCTTGGGCAGCTTCAACGCATGCGGCGCCACGAAGACATCAAGCTGAAAGAACCAGCACCACGACTTAGCCCCAGGGTGTTCATTCCAACCCAACGCCAGCAGCTGTCCCTCTAGTCTAACCACAAACGGTGGCCTGTGGGTGTTCAACAAGGCGGTCTGCCGCTATAAGGGCAGCAGGGGTCGGGGGCCAGCTAGTCCTGCGCGGCCCCTTTAAGAACAGGTGTTTGGAAGTGGCTCACCAGCCCCAGCTGGGAACAGGGGGCCAGGTGACTGATTGATGTGACTGTCTGCTGGGGAGGGTAAAGGGGGGCTCCTAGTGCAGGCGGGGGAAGCCTGGAAACAGGAGGGCTGGACAGGGAGGATCTGCTGCAATAGATGCCCGAGTGTTGGTGAGGTGGGAAGCCTGGAGATGGCAGGGACCTGCAGGGAGTAGACAGGCTCCCGCAGATGTCCTCCGGCTTAACACTAGGACTGGCTCGGCCTTGTAAATCCTAACCCCAGCCAAGAGCTGTCTAGCGAGAACGCGGAGGCCTTGGCCTCGCCCTAGATTTCTGGTCTATCCCGATTAGCCTGTTATGATAAATTCACGAGCCTCCACTCAAGCCGCTCACTGAATCCCAACCTACAGCGAGCCAGCTTTGCTGTCTGGGATTAACACTCTCAGCATCCCAGGGGCGGGGCTAAATTagccacctccccccaccctcagtccgCACGCAAGCCCGAATCACAGTCAGACCACGAACGTTTTTCAGGAAGTGGCGGGCGACGATCTCGTTGTTCAACTCCCACTTCACGTTGTTCTTCATCCCCACCTCCAGATGGCAGGTCCTCAGGAACTGGACGGTCTAGGGAAGGGCAGGAGGATGACAGATGAGTGCAAGGAATGGCCAGGTCTCAGTTTAATTTCTAGCGGACAGGTGTCTGCATCACGAAGCTACTGCAGTAACAGAACCCAAGACTGCATGGCCCACGGAGAATGAACTCCCCACTCATGGCTGCAGGAGGGTCCCAGAAGGTCAGGATTAAGTCACACTAGCAGgacgggggggtggagggtgggagttTACCCAGTTGTCACCCACACTGCAAAGATTCATGGAATGAACAGCTCTTCATTGTCCAGCGTCACGAAGCCAGCACCGACTGAATGGCTTTGTTCAACGAGCTAGCCCGGGGTAGAGATGTTTCAGTGTCACTGATGCAGAACAGGTCTGGTAAACTCTCTTGCCAAGATCATGTGAAGAGATGGATACCACTGGTTGACTGAGGCTTCATTATAACTCTGATTCAAAACTGGACTGAACTTAGCTACCTCACTCTCCCTTTAGAAGGGATGATAGTATCAATCATTTAGAGAATGCCACAGGTATGGAATGGAAGTTTAGATAAAGACAAGCTCTTTCCCCCTGCAGACTCacaatctatgtatttttctttgctttttgggAAAAAAAGCTATATGAACAAACATCCCCACATAGAAAGACACCATTCCAGGGACATCACTAATCAGATCAGGTTCCTATTAACACGCCAGGAGTTTCAGTTTTGTTGGCTGGGATTCTCCCCACATTTCACTGGAATTGCACCGCTGTTTCACGAACATTCATAcgtcttcccacccccctcaacAACCTTTTACTCACCTTTTCACCACTCTGGGTTTGAAGTCTCTCCAGCTTCCCTTCAGCACGCAGCTATGAGAAataagattggggggggggaagtgagacGAACACACAGTTAACAATGTCCCCCAGTTTATCTCTGCATAGTCCAGGATTTGGGGTTACTTTTGGAGCTCTCAATTCAAAATGCCTTAGTGTCAGCCATGTCCCCATTCTGGGTATTTTGGGATAGGACGTCTCCAGTGTGCTATAAAAGTGAGTCACAACTCGTTAATTCCCATTTCACTAGCCAGCAAATCCAGCAATTGTCAAAAGCCCCAGTTCTCACCCCACTTTGCAACAAAGCTTTAATAGCAGTGCTCCTTTTTGGCTTTGTATGGTAGATTTACTAGTGTATTCAGTGTTACATCATTGAAATTAGACAGCACTTGTCAAAGCAGGTGAAAAAGGGACTTTTGGCAATGCAGAATCCTTGATTGTGAATTACGGTAATCCCTAGGAGCCCCGATCATGGACCAACAGCCTATTGTACTAGGgggatgtctttttaaaaagttgaatttGTTAAATTACCTGTTACTTTGCAATTCATAATGGGTCTCCTGGTCATTAGCAAGGTTATATTAACTGAAAGGCATTTTACACACCATTCACTTTGTAGGGGATATAGAAACAATTGACTTTACTGAATAGTCTTTACAGGGTGTTCCCAAATACAGCGTTAACATTGCTAGCAAGATTTCAGAAGTCTATTTCTAATAAAACAATCAGCAATTCAAATCCCAGTAATGTatgcatgcgcgcacacacacaatttactaaaaaaaagtttaatctatcaactcatttaaaaacaaaacaaaattactctCTTGGTTTACAATCTCCTGATTGCAAATCTCACAtaggataaaaataataatcacaaaGCCCCAAGTGAGCAGCAGTTTCATTCTGAGGCTGCACTACCTAGATGTTTTGCTGAAGACACTAAACTTTCAGGGCTTGGTATATTTCCCCCAACAAAatcacaggttaactgtgtgagCCAAATCCTAGCTTTTGGGAGATTGCATGCTGCTCCCGCTGAATCCAGCGAGAATCTCAAATTGCTCATGGCAGAATTCTGCATATTAGGATAGCAGAGAGCATGATGTGGGCTGGAAAGGCAATTCCCTCCTCCAACTCACTTTCATTTCCTcctcaaacatttttttgttctctgGAGAGGCGTAAACTGCGAGTCCCTCGAGGAGGAGCTTGTTACGAGCCAGAGATTTCTTCACTGAGACAATATCACCACGGCTTCCCAAATCTGTGAATGAGGCACACGGGGAACAATATGACATCTCTGGCTAACCCAGCACACAGATCATTAGAGAGCTTTTATAGTTACACAGCACATGGCTCCCAAGAAGGATGCCA contains the following coding sequences:
- the MRPL9 gene encoding 39S ribosomal protein L9, mitochondrial (The sequence of the model RefSeq protein was modified relative to this genomic sequence to represent the inferred CDS: added 105 bases not found in genome assembly) encodes the protein MLRLGAGRGCGLLLRGLAGEQRGAPSRGLGLSLSRGTVVVERWWKVPLSKEGCPPRLHPRRHRVYRLVEDTKNQPKGELEVILTQSVNNLGSRGDIVSVKKSLARNKLLLEGLAVYASPENKKMFEEEMKLRAEGKLERLQTQSGEKTVQFLRTCHLEVGMKNNVKWELNNEIVARHFLKNLDVFVAPHALKLPKEPITRWGEYWCEVTVNGLDTVRVPMSVVNFMRPKTKRYKYWLAQQAAKAASEE